One part of the Parambassis ranga chromosome 8, fParRan2.1, whole genome shotgun sequence genome encodes these proteins:
- the grap2a gene encoding GRB2-related adapter protein 2a, with amino-acid sequence MEARGKYDFTATADDELSFRKGDILKILSLQDEWCKAEINGQEGFVPKNYIEMQTPGWFRENASRNAAEDLLRYKDVGDFMIRGCQSSPGDFSISVKHESDVQHFKVMRDNKGQYFLWSEKFTSLNKLVEFYKNSSISKTREIYLNDGSPGSKAASTAQSVKRGSLPEQRNTAAAVSAAPRRASDQPHSQLVKRPGLEERASTIGHTGRSSPVSSAHLPRRTSETLPLPQRASMVQVKALYDFNAEEDDELGFCAGDIIEVLDRTDASWWKGRLRGRSGLFPANYTSLL; translated from the exons ATGGAGGCCAGAGGAAAGTATGATTTCACTGCGACAGCAGACGATGAGCTCAGTTTCCGAAAGGGTGATATTCTcaag ATTTTAAGTCTACAAGATGAGTGGTGTAAAGCTGAGATAAACGGACAGGAAGGATTTGTACCAAAAAACTACATTGAAATGCAGACTCCTGG GTGGTTTCGGGAGAATGCCAGTCGCAATGCTGCAGAGGACCTCCTGAGGTACAAAGACGTGGGAGACTTCATGATCCGAGGGTGTCAGAGCTCCCCTGGAGACTTCTCTATCTCTGTCAA ACATGAGAGTGACGTACAGCACTTCAAGGTGATGAGGGATAACAAAGGCCAGTACTTCCTGTGGTCTGAGAAGTTCACCTCCCTCAACAAGCTGGTGGAGTTctacaaaaacagcagcatctCTAAAACCAGAGAGATTTACCTCAACGATGGCAGCCCGGGCAGCAAGGCTGCATCCACAGCCCAGTCG GTGAAGAGGGGAAGTTTGCCTGAACAACGTAACACAGCTGCTGCCGTCTCTGCAGCACCGCGCAGAGCTTCAGACCAGCCTCACAGCCAGCTG GTTAAAAGACCTGGTCTGGAGGAGAGAGCATCCACCATTGGCCACACAGGACGAAGTAGCCCTGTCAGTTCTGCTCATCTTCCCAGGCGCACCTCTGAAACCCTGCCCCTGCCTCAG AGGGCGTCCATGGTGCAGGTGAAGGCGCTGTACGACTTCAACGCAGAGGAAGACGACGAACTCGGTTTTTGTGCCGGTGACATCATCGAGGTGCTGGATCGCACCGACGCATCGTGGTGGAAAGGGAGGCTGCGGGGGAGGAGTGGGCTATTTCCTGCAAACTACACATCACTGTTGTGA